In Longimicrobium sp., the sequence CGCGACACGCTGGGCCGCCTCTTCATCCGCCCGAACCTCGGCAGCGGCGGCACCCAGAACGAGAACCCGCTCTACTTCCTTGAGAACAGCGAGCGGATGGACGTGCGCTGGCGCTACCTGCTGGGCGCCACGGTGAAGTACGCCCCGGTGGAGTGGCTGGAGTCCGACGCCAACTTCAGCGTCGACCGGCTGAACACCACCTACGAGCAGTTCGCCAACAAGGGCTTCCGCACGCCCACCTTCAACGAGCTGACCAACAACGGCCTCGTGTACAACGGCGTGCGCAACGACCAGTCGATGAACGGGAGCGCCGGCATCACGCTGCGCCCGGACATCTGGTCGAAGCTCAACACCCGCATCACGGGACGCTGGCTGTACGAGCAGCAGGACTTCGACAACCGCAACATCACGGGGCGCTACCTGCGCGTGGAGAACGTCCGCGCGGGCGCCAACGCCACGCAGCAGCTCGCGATCGTCTCGGCCGAGAACAGCACGCGCCAGATGAGCTTCTCGGGCGGCGCGTTCCTGGACTTCCTGGACCGCTACACCTTCGACTTCGCCGTGCGGCGCGACGGCAGCTCGCGCTTCGGCGAGGACAACCGCTGGCAGACGTACGGGCGCGCCTCCGCGGCGTGGCTGATGGCCCGCGAGAGCTGGTTCCCGTCGGAAGTCATCAGCGCCTTCACGGTGCGCGGCTCGTACGGCACCGCCGGCAACGTGCCCTCCTTCGCGGCGCAGTACGAGACGTTCTCCATCGGCGCGGGCGGCGCCCTGCTGCCGGCCACGCTGGGCAACGCGCAGCTCCGCCCCGAGGTGGTGACAGAGCGCGAGGTGGGGCTCGACGTGGAGCTGCTGAACCGCTTCGGCCTGACGCTGGGCTACGCCAACTCGCTGTCCAAGAACCAGATCCTTCCGGTTCCGGTGTTCGCCGCCAGCGGCTTCCCCCAGCAGTGGCAGAACGCGGGCGAGCTCCGCAACAAGACCATCGAGGCTTCGCTCTCGCTGCCGGTCATCCAGGGGCGTGAGCTCACCTGGACGAGCCGCGTGAACTACACGCGCAACCGGGCCGTCGTGGAGAAGCTGTACGTGCCGCCCTTCAACATCGGCACGGATCAGCAGGGGACGAACACCATCATGCGCATTGAGGAAGGGGTGCGGTACGGCACCTTCTACGGGCGCGAGTTCATGACGCGCTGCGACCAGCTTCCGGAGTCGTTCCGGAACCAGTGCGGCTCCCCCACCAGCGCCTTCCAAACGAACAGCGAAGGGTACCTGGTGTGGGTTGGCGCGGGGAACAACCCGGGGATGGGCATCACCAACAACATGTGGAACGCGGTGCTTCCCGCCGGCCAGGCCCCGTACGGCGTGCAGACGTCGTGGGGGATGCCGATGGTGATCCGCGACGCCAACAACTCGCCGGAGCAGCGGCCTCTGGGCCACGCGCTCCCGGACTACCGCATCGGGGTCGCGAACACCTTTGAGTTCCGCAGGCTGGCGGTGTACGGGCTGGTGGAAGGCGCCTTTGGGCAGAGCGCGTACAACCAGGGGCGCCACTGGTCGTACCTGGACTTCCTCTCCAAAGACGCCGACCAGGCCGGCGTGGGCGTGGATGAGGCCAAGCCGATCGGCTACTACTACCGTGCGGGCGACACCGGCGGGATCGGCGGGTTCTACGACGTGCTGGCGGCCAACAGCCGCTTCGTGGAAGACGCCAGCTACGTGAAGCTGCGCGAGGTCTCGGCGTCGTACCGCCTGGGCCGCGTGTTCGGCAACCGTGGCTCGTGGACGATCAGCGCCGTGGGCCGCAACCTGAAGACCTGGACCGACTACCGGGGCTTCGACCCCGAGGTGGGCCTGAACAGCACCGAGAGCCAGTCCGGAAGCGGGCTCGTGAACGCGATCGACGCCTTCACCTTCCCGCAGCTGCGCTCCGTTTCGTTCGTCGTCAGCACCAACTTCTGATGCCTACTCCCATGCGGAAGGAAGGAGTACCGCAAATGCGATTGATCCGGTACCTGATGGGAGCCACACTCGCCGTGGGCCTGGCGGGATGCAGCGACATCCTCGATGTGGACAACGAGAACAACCCCGACCGCGGCCGCGTGCTGGGCTCGCCCAGCGACGTGCAGAGCCTCGCGTCGGCGCAGTTCCAGTCGATCAACAACGCCACGCTGGGCGGCAACGCCCGCACCCACATCGGGATGCTGGCGATGGCGTTCGAGACGACCGCGCTGCTGGGCAACAACGGCCTGGTGCGCGGCAACCTGCCGCGCCAGGGGATCGACAACGCCCGCGGCGCGCAGTACCAGGACGAGAACTTCCAGGACTTCTCCCGGCTCTCGTCCGTCGCCCGCAACTCGTCGGACATCCTGGCCCGCATCAAGGGGTCCGGATTCGCGCTGACCGGGGCGAACGCCGCGGGCGACCTGAACCGCCTGAAGGCGTGGGCGCACTTCACCTACGGCGTGTCGCTGGGCAACCTGTCGCTGACCTACGACTCGACGGGGGTCCCCCGGCCGACCGACGCCGCGCAGGACGTTGCTCCGCTGGAAGGGTACCAGGCGGTGAACGCGTACGCGCTGGCGCAGCTCGACTCGGCGCTGGTGTACGCGGGCATGGCCGGCACTTCGCCACTCCCGGCCGCCGGGTGGCTGAACGGGGTGTCGGGCGCCGAGGTGCCGATGTCGCGCTTCTCCCAGGTGATCCGCTCCTACCGGGCGCGCATGCGTGCCGGCGTGGCGCGGAACCCCGCCGAGCGCAACGCCGTCGATTGGAACGCGGTGATCGCCGACGCCACGGCCGGCATCACGAGCGACCTGATGGTGTCGATGAGCCCCTCCGCCGGGTGGGACTACCGGTGGCTCGCGGTGGACCTGCACTACCGCGACAGCAACTGGCACCAGATGCCGTACTACATTATCGGCATGGCGGACGTGAGCGGCGGCTACGACAGCTGGATCTCCACGCCGCGCAACGCCCGCACGCCGTTCGTGATCGTGACGCCCGACCTGCGCTTCCCGCGCGGCGCCACGCGCGCGGCGCAGGTGGCGGTGGGCCAGGGTGCGCCGGCGACGAACCCGGCCACGGGCGACACCATCCGCCGCTACTTCCGGAACCGCGACCCTTCGCTGGACCAGGGGGCGAGCGGGTGGCAGGTGTCGTACTACGACCACTACCGCTTCCGCGCCTTCGCGTCGGCCTCGCGCATCGGCAACTTCCCGGTCTTCACGCGGGCGGAGAACGACATGCTGGCCGCCGAGGGGCACATCCGCCGCGGCAACATCGCGGCGGCGGCCACCCTCATCGACCGCACCCGCACCACCAGCGGGCTGCCGGCGCTCACGGGCGTGGTGACCACGGCCACCCAGCCGGTGCCGGGCGGGGCCAACTGCGTGCCGCGCGTGCCGGTGGGCCCCACCTTCACCACCACCTCCTGCGGCAACATCATGGAGGCGATGAAGTGGGAGAAGCGGATGGAGATCGCGTACACCACGTACGGCGCGTGGTACTTCGATTCGCGCGGGTGGGGTGACCTTCCCGAGGGCACGGCCGTCCACTGGCCGACGCCCACCCAGGAG encodes:
- a CDS encoding SusC/RagA family TonB-linked outer membrane protein, with the protein product MKTTRWLFAAVVAAATASAPLAGQEPATVTGRVTNSAGAPESGVTVRINTLGISTATTANGTYRLVIPAGRLRTGQQVAISASRVGLAQSTRTVTLSPGANLTQNFQLGTDILELEGIVATGVSGGATERAKVPFTVSRVEASQMPVQAVNPLSQLQGKVPGANIATVSGRPGVAPQVLLRGPTSINASGRSQEPLYIVDGVVLSGSIADLNPADIESVEVVKGAAAATLYGSRAASGVISITTRRGKEGGVRFNARSEYGVNDVERDFGIARNHAYLMDETGTRFCAIDPYGSSNVCSRTLDYRAEQARINNAPGDFALSPAGLPVDPGSSIAGDVLRRAFVSSRYPGTTYNAVDQLVDPKPLMLNDFSMSGRSGSTSFFASAGHTKQGGAIMGLQGYERGNARVNLGHQINNQWSVDLNTYISRSTQDGFNAEEGNGPFFRLTRVPASNDITQRDTLGRLFIRPNLGSGGTQNENPLYFLENSERMDVRWRYLLGATVKYAPVEWLESDANFSVDRLNTTYEQFANKGFRTPTFNELTNNGLVYNGVRNDQSMNGSAGITLRPDIWSKLNTRITGRWLYEQQDFDNRNITGRYLRVENVRAGANATQQLAIVSAENSTRQMSFSGGAFLDFLDRYTFDFAVRRDGSSRFGEDNRWQTYGRASAAWLMARESWFPSEVISAFTVRGSYGTAGNVPSFAAQYETFSIGAGGALLPATLGNAQLRPEVVTEREVGLDVELLNRFGLTLGYANSLSKNQILPVPVFAASGFPQQWQNAGELRNKTIEASLSLPVIQGRELTWTSRVNYTRNRAVVEKLYVPPFNIGTDQQGTNTIMRIEEGVRYGTFYGREFMTRCDQLPESFRNQCGSPTSAFQTNSEGYLVWVGAGNNPGMGITNNMWNAVLPAGQAPYGVQTSWGMPMVIRDANNSPEQRPLGHALPDYRIGVANTFEFRRLAVYGLVEGAFGQSAYNQGRHWSYLDFLSKDADQAGVGVDEAKPIGYYYRAGDTGGIGGFYDVLAANSRFVEDASYVKLREVSASYRLGRVFGNRGSWTISAVGRNLKTWTDYRGFDPEVGLNSTESQSGSGLVNAIDAFTFPQLRSVSFVVSTNF